A region from the Nocardioides coralli genome encodes:
- a CDS encoding TetR/AcrR family transcriptional regulator, with product METRRPYRSALRARQARATRRAIVEAGAALYVDRGFAGTTVDAIAERAGVSRKTVFTSVGGKVPLLKLAIDWALTGDDEPVTLEERPEVRAVFEEPDAARAVTAWAHMVTGIAGRLARLHPALAAAAEVDAEAASLYAVNERNRLHGARSFVERLRAIEGLRADLDLDRAADMASLLMDPLGYRRLVLEAGWTVEEYADWVAVLTAASLLAPGAAEARGR from the coding sequence GTGGAGACGAGACGTCCGTACCGGTCCGCACTGCGCGCCCGGCAGGCGCGGGCCACCCGCCGCGCCATCGTCGAGGCCGGGGCCGCGCTCTACGTCGACCGGGGCTTCGCCGGGACGACGGTGGACGCCATCGCCGAGCGTGCCGGCGTCAGCCGCAAGACGGTCTTCACCTCGGTCGGCGGCAAGGTGCCGCTGCTGAAGCTGGCGATCGACTGGGCCCTCACCGGCGACGACGAGCCGGTCACCCTCGAGGAACGTCCCGAGGTCCGCGCGGTCTTCGAGGAGCCCGACGCCGCCCGGGCCGTGACTGCCTGGGCCCACATGGTCACGGGCATCGCCGGGCGGCTCGCCAGGCTGCACCCAGCCCTGGCAGCCGCGGCCGAGGTGGATGCCGAGGCGGCCTCCCTCTACGCGGTCAACGAGCGGAACCGCCTCCACGGCGCCCGCTCCTTCGTGGAGCGGCTCCGCGCCATCGAGGGGCTCCGCGCCGACCTGGACCTCGACCGCGCCGCGGACATGGCGTCCCTGCTCATGGACCCGCTCGGCTACCGACGACTCGTGCTCGAGGCCGGGTGGACCGTGGAGGAGTACGCCGACTGGGTGGCCGTGCTCACCGCAGCATCGCTGCTGGCCCCCGGGGCCGCCGAGGCACGCGGCCGCTGA